A single genomic interval of Mucilaginibacter robiniae harbors:
- a CDS encoding NAD-dependent epimerase/dehydratase family protein — MKNILITGGAGFIGSHLCDELISQGYSVRVLDNLLAQVHGADATRPEYLNPEAELVVGDVRDKNIVLQALEGIDAVYHFAARVGVGQSMYEVNEYTDVNNRGTAVLLEALIQKPVKRLVVASSMSIYGEGVYTTEAGDVVEDATRPLEQLKSAHWELQTADGVALNPIPTPETKKPSLASVYALSKYDQEVMSLICGKAYNIPTVALRFFNVYGTRQALSNPYTGVLAIFASRYLNNKAPIIFEDGEQKRDFVHVKDVAKACRLALEVEEAAYEVFNIGSGNSYTVSEIARKLSSTMGVQHIQPVATGEYRVGDIRHCFGDISKAKRILGFEPEVQMEDGLQELAVWLEEQVAVDNVEQAKEELAARGLTV, encoded by the coding sequence ATGAAAAATATCTTAATTACTGGCGGAGCCGGCTTTATTGGCTCCCACTTATGCGACGAATTAATTAGTCAGGGTTATTCTGTTAGAGTTCTAGATAATTTGCTGGCGCAAGTACATGGCGCTGATGCTACACGTCCCGAATACTTAAATCCGGAAGCGGAATTGGTAGTGGGTGATGTTAGAGATAAAAACATTGTTTTACAGGCCTTAGAGGGAATTGATGCCGTTTACCATTTTGCAGCACGTGTAGGCGTAGGCCAAAGCATGTACGAAGTAAACGAGTACACCGATGTAAATAACCGTGGTACAGCTGTTTTATTAGAAGCGCTGATACAAAAACCGGTAAAAAGATTAGTGGTAGCTTCCAGCATGAGCATTTATGGTGAAGGTGTATATACTACTGAGGCTGGTGATGTTGTAGAAGATGCTACACGCCCCTTAGAGCAGTTAAAAAGCGCACACTGGGAGTTGCAAACTGCCGATGGTGTAGCGTTAAACCCTATTCCAACTCCTGAAACTAAAAAGCCTTCTCTGGCTTCTGTATATGCCTTATCAAAATACGATCAGGAAGTAATGAGCCTGATTTGCGGTAAAGCTTACAACATTCCAACCGTTGCTTTGCGTTTCTTTAACGTGTATGGTACCCGTCAGGCTTTATCAAACCCGTATACTGGTGTGCTAGCTATTTTTGCTTCACGCTACTTAAACAATAAAGCGCCTATTATTTTTGAAGATGGCGAACAAAAACGTGATTTTGTACATGTAAAAGATGTAGCTAAAGCTTGTCGTTTAGCTTTAGAAGTAGAAGAAGCGGCTTACGAAGTATTTAATATTGGTAGTGGTAACAGCTACACGGTAAGCGAAATTGCCCGTAAGTTGAGCAGTACCATGGGTGTGCAGCACATACAACCTGTTGCAACAGGCGAGTACCGCGTGGGCGACATTCGCCATTGCTTTGGTGATATCAGCAAAGCTAAACGCATACTGGGCTTTGAACCTGAAGTACAAATGGAAGATGGGTTACAAGAACTGGCTGTATGGCTGGAAGAACAGGTTGCTGTAGATAATGTGGAGCAGGCTAAAGAAGAATTAGCTGCCAGAGGATTAACTGTTTAA
- a CDS encoding glycosyl hydrolase encodes MIEAVKFWNEPNNKSHWDFEVDPGWHKFAEMVKIAAQAAKAENPGILRVLGGMSPIDPSFLQGLQKAGALDDLNAVAVHGFPLDWNLWEINEWPNKIAEIEAVTNLPVWVTEVGVSTFGAEEVQEFGFRRTAELLSGRVDRVHWYSLFDLPQSWGATTRHREAEGSSYYRHFYMGLLREDGTPKLALKHFSDYTPEFGLCQWFHFEDPRLESAVEWLRRLGVKRLRTGLSWADYLRPNAEQWFDRMMKALEEFDLTITFCFTPEEKGIQPHHTSAPKNLEEYAEFCVKMMRRYA; translated from the coding sequence ATGATTGAAGCAGTCAAGTTCTGGAACGAACCCAACAACAAGTCTCATTGGGATTTTGAAGTCGATCCAGGATGGCACAAATTTGCCGAAATGGTGAAAATAGCAGCACAAGCTGCCAAAGCCGAAAACCCCGGAATTTTACGCGTACTGGGAGGTATGTCTCCTATCGACCCATCTTTTCTTCAGGGCTTACAAAAAGCAGGAGCTTTAGATGATTTAAACGCTGTTGCCGTACATGGTTTCCCGCTAGATTGGAACCTTTGGGAAATTAACGAATGGCCGAATAAAATAGCCGAGATTGAAGCGGTAACTAACTTACCGGTTTGGGTAACCGAAGTAGGCGTATCTACCTTTGGTGCTGAAGAAGTGCAGGAATTTGGCTTTCGCCGCACGGCCGAATTACTATCCGGCCGTGTAGACCGGGTGCATTGGTACAGCCTTTTTGATTTGCCACAATCATGGGGAGCTACTACCCGCCACCGCGAGGCTGAAGGCTCATCTTACTATCGCCACTTCTATATGGGTTTGCTGCGCGAAGATGGCACACCTAAACTGGCCTTAAAACATTTTTCTGATTATACGCCTGAATTTGGCCTTTGCCAGTGGTTTCACTTTGAAGACCCTCGGCTGGAGTCGGCTGTTGAATGGCTGCGTCGCTTAGGCGTAAAACGCCTGCGTACCGGCTTAAGCTGGGCCGATTACCTGCGCCCTAACGCCGAACAATGGTTTGACCGGATGATGAAAGCATTAGAAGAGTTTGATTTAACCATCACCTTCTGCTTTACGCCAGAAGAAAAAGGGATTCAGCCACATCATACCAGCGCACCTAAAAACCTGGAAGAATATGCAGAGTTTTGCGTAAAAATGATGCGCCGGTACGCTTAA
- a CDS encoding histidine phosphatase family protein: protein MTKFVLIRHATTNSVGYRLSGRTPGISLNEEGKAQAQTLAERLTHLPLSAIYSSPLERAVETAEPIAASHQLTSTICEDFLEIDFGQWTNKTFKELESELTFKLFNSFRSYTRIPGGETMTEAQLRIINGFEKLRSQHEQETIAIVSHVDLIKAAITYYAGIPLDLFQRIEISPASVSIIELYEETARITLLNHTGDIKG, encoded by the coding sequence ATGACTAAATTTGTACTCATCCGCCATGCCACTACCAATTCGGTAGGTTACCGTTTGTCGGGCAGAACCCCGGGTATATCACTGAATGAAGAAGGTAAAGCGCAGGCCCAAACGCTGGCCGAACGGCTAACTCACCTACCCCTATCGGCTATTTACAGCAGCCCACTGGAACGTGCTGTAGAAACGGCGGAGCCTATTGCTGCCTCACATCAGCTCACGAGTACAATCTGTGAAGATTTTCTGGAGATTGATTTTGGCCAATGGACTAACAAAACTTTTAAGGAGCTGGAAAGCGAGTTAACCTTTAAGCTTTTCAACTCTTTCAGAAGCTATACGCGCATTCCGGGAGGAGAAACCATGACGGAAGCCCAACTGCGAATTATTAATGGATTTGAAAAGTTACGCAGCCAGCATGAGCAGGAAACAATAGCAATTGTAAGCCATGTCGACCTGATTAAAGCTGCTATTACCTATTATGCCGGTATTCCGCTAGATTTGTTTCAACGTATCGAGATAAGCCCGGCATCAGTAAGTATTATCGAGCTTTATGAAGAAACTGCCCGCATTACTTTACTGAACCATACCGGCGATATTAAGGGGTGA
- a CDS encoding glycosyltransferase family 9 protein, with amino-acid sequence MSETDSPQAFGTWMECMRNGAFEEAWKFSDVALATGTNRNYTLPRHQQGIWDGRSLQDKRVLVRCYHGLGDTIQFIRFAPLLKQIARQVIVWAQPALIDLLKTVNGIDELLSLHDGTPDVAYDVDVEVMELPYIFRTTLATLPKQMPYLHAEPLPLPQQNAEKLSVGLVWQAGDWDKSRCIPFSLLEPLAQMEGINLYILQANVTSASWQEGFGIHPGEFSLYDYGRVIAGLDLLITVDSMPAHLAGALNIPVWTLLHAQADWRWMDNRLDSPWYPSMKLYRQEHQGNWQPVIEQVATGLRSLVNSVL; translated from the coding sequence ATGAGCGAAACAGACTCCCCTCAAGCCTTTGGCACCTGGATGGAATGCATGCGCAATGGCGCATTTGAAGAAGCCTGGAAATTTAGTGATGTAGCATTAGCTACCGGTACCAACCGCAACTACACCTTGCCACGCCACCAGCAAGGTATTTGGGATGGCCGATCCTTACAAGACAAACGAGTACTGGTACGCTGCTATCATGGTTTAGGTGATACTATTCAATTTATCCGCTTTGCGCCGCTGCTTAAACAAATAGCTCGTCAGGTGATAGTTTGGGCACAACCCGCACTTATTGACCTGTTAAAAACTGTAAATGGCATTGACGAGCTTTTATCCTTACACGATGGCACGCCTGACGTAGCTTACGATGTGGATGTAGAAGTCATGGAGCTACCTTATATTTTCAGGACTACGCTTGCGACCCTACCCAAGCAGATGCCTTACCTGCATGCAGAGCCACTGCCATTGCCGCAACAAAACGCTGAAAAACTTTCGGTAGGTTTAGTTTGGCAGGCTGGTGATTGGGACAAATCCCGCTGCATTCCGTTTTCATTACTAGAGCCACTAGCTCAAATGGAAGGCATTAACCTTTACATTCTTCAGGCTAATGTAACTTCAGCAAGCTGGCAGGAAGGTTTTGGCATTCACCCAGGCGAGTTTAGTTTGTATGATTATGGACGTGTTATTGCCGGGCTTGATCTACTAATTACGGTCGACTCGATGCCTGCCCATTTGGCTGGGGCCCTTAATATACCCGTTTGGACTTTACTGCACGCCCAGGCCGATTGGCGCTGGATGGATAACCGGCTGGATAGCCCGTGGTACCCGTCAATGAAATTATACAGGCAGGAACATCAAGGCAATTGGCAACCCGTAATTGAACAGGTGGCTACCGGTTTAAGAAGCTTAGTCAATTCTGTACTATAA
- a CDS encoding Gfo/Idh/MocA family protein, translating to MVENKPKLGFIGVGWIGRNRLQAIANENIANIKVISDPNQQFAEEALLLAPQAEVMPSLQEMITSDLDGVIIATPSALHASQSIEAIHEGKAVFCQKPLGRNAEEVRNVVQAAQDKNVLLGVDFSYRFTQGIQALKQVLDSGELGTIYGVNLVFHNAYGPDKPWYFDPKLAGGGCVMDLGVHLVDLLVWLFNNPEVNEVNSQLFSKGKPITNVEEQVEDYAVAQMLINSSIAVQFACSWNLPAGVDAVIEASFYGTNGGVSFKNINGSFYDFVTERFYGTSRQAISTPGDAWGGKAAINWAEELAAKGNQFNPEAHQYVKAAEILDKIYNRK from the coding sequence ATGGTAGAAAATAAACCCAAGTTAGGGTTTATTGGTGTGGGCTGGATTGGAAGAAACCGCTTACAAGCCATTGCAAATGAAAATATAGCCAACATCAAGGTCATCTCTGACCCGAACCAGCAATTTGCAGAAGAAGCGTTGCTGTTGGCTCCGCAAGCTGAGGTGATGCCTTCCTTGCAGGAAATGATTACGTCTGATCTGGATGGCGTGATTATCGCCACGCCAAGTGCCTTGCACGCCTCACAATCTATCGAAGCTATTCATGAGGGTAAGGCAGTTTTTTGCCAAAAACCTTTAGGCCGCAATGCGGAAGAGGTGAGAAACGTAGTGCAGGCTGCTCAGGATAAAAATGTGCTGCTGGGTGTAGATTTTTCTTACCGCTTTACCCAAGGTATTCAAGCCCTGAAACAGGTGCTGGATTCAGGCGAACTCGGGACTATTTACGGTGTTAACTTAGTTTTTCATAATGCCTACGGGCCCGACAAACCTTGGTACTTCGACCCTAAACTGGCTGGTGGCGGTTGCGTGATGGATTTAGGCGTGCATTTGGTTGATCTATTGGTATGGTTGTTTAACAACCCCGAGGTAAACGAGGTAAACAGTCAGCTTTTTTCAAAAGGCAAACCAATTACCAATGTTGAGGAACAGGTAGAGGATTATGCCGTAGCGCAAATGCTGATTAATAGCAGTATTGCTGTGCAATTCGCCTGTTCATGGAATTTGCCGGCTGGGGTTGATGCGGTAATTGAAGCCAGCTTTTATGGTACCAACGGCGGCGTTTCTTTCAAAAACATCAACGGTTCTTTTTACGATTTCGTTACCGAGCGTTTTTACGGTACTTCGCGCCAAGCCATCAGCACACCGGGTGATGCCTGGGGCGGCAAAGCTGCCATCAATTGGGCCGAAGAACTGGCCGCTAAAGGTAACCAGTTTAACCCGGAAGCCCATCAATATGTTAAAGCTGCCGAAATTTTAGATAAAATCTATAATAGAAAGTAA
- a CDS encoding GDP-mannose 4,6-dehydratase has product MTNNSQPHTTLITGGAGFVGTNLADALLSEGKSVIIYDNLSRDGVEKNLRWLQEKYPENLRIEIADIRDEQALKEAVNAADAVYHFAAQVAVTTSCVNPIMDFEVNARGTLNLLEAIRLSEKQPPLVFTSTNKVYGGLEDLKVILKGDRYEPENSKIADNGISEERGIDFHSPYGCSKGAADAYILDYARTFGLKAVVFRMSCIYGPHQFGTEDQGWVAHFLISALEGKPLTIYGDGKQVRDVLYVKDLIRAMKTAQENMDSLTGQAFNIGGGVENTVSLLELIKIIEDLHGEPIDVDFGDWRPGDQRYYVSDIKKFMQEGHWAPEVSAYQGVEKLYHWLAEFRNIPVAKKVYSGQSI; this is encoded by the coding sequence ATGACAAATAACAGTCAACCGCATACTACGCTTATTACAGGGGGAGCCGGTTTTGTTGGCACCAATTTGGCCGATGCTCTTTTATCAGAAGGTAAATCTGTTATCATTTATGATAATCTCTCCCGCGATGGGGTAGAGAAAAACTTGCGCTGGTTGCAAGAGAAATATCCAGAAAATTTAAGAATAGAAATTGCTGATATCCGGGATGAGCAGGCATTGAAAGAAGCTGTAAATGCAGCTGATGCCGTTTATCATTTCGCTGCACAGGTTGCGGTAACCACTAGCTGTGTTAACCCGATTATGGATTTTGAGGTAAACGCCCGTGGTACTTTAAACCTGCTGGAAGCTATTCGATTGTCAGAAAAGCAGCCACCTTTGGTGTTTACTTCTACCAACAAAGTATATGGTGGTTTAGAAGACTTGAAGGTGATTTTGAAAGGCGATCGCTACGAGCCTGAAAACTCCAAAATTGCTGATAATGGTATCTCGGAAGAACGAGGTATTGATTTTCATAGCCCATATGGTTGCTCAAAAGGAGCCGCTGATGCTTATATATTAGATTACGCCAGAACCTTCGGCTTGAAAGCTGTAGTGTTTAGAATGAGCTGCATTTATGGTCCTCACCAATTTGGTACTGAAGACCAAGGCTGGGTAGCTCACTTCCTGATTAGTGCTTTAGAAGGTAAGCCACTGACTATTTATGGTGATGGCAAGCAGGTACGTGATGTGCTGTATGTTAAAGATTTGATCCGGGCCATGAAAACTGCTCAGGAAAATATGGATTCTTTAACCGGTCAGGCTTTCAATATTGGTGGCGGTGTTGAAAATACAGTGAGCTTGTTAGAGCTGATTAAAATTATTGAAGACCTGCACGGCGAGCCGATTGATGTTGATTTTGGCGACTGGCGCCCTGGCGATCAGCGTTACTATGTATCAGACATCAAAAAGTTTATGCAGGAAGGCCATTGGGCACCTGAGGTATCTGCATACCAAGGCGTTGAAAAATTGTACCATTGGCTGGCAGAGTTTAGAAATATTCCGGTAGCTAAAAAAGTTTATTCCGGCCAATCAATCTAA
- a CDS encoding Coenzyme F420 hydrogenase/dehydrogenase, beta subunit C-terminal domain: protein MKQQYSPKDIVSSGLCIGCGSCVAQADTHGVDALVDFDAQGQLKPQGPTTWFRKESESFTQTCPFSPKAKNEDDLSVRLFPDAAQHNAGVGRFQSGYVGHVAEEDFRMQGSSGGLVTWVATELMRQGLIDGVAHVIATQDPQTEGRYFKYRISRTEQEVREGAKSRYYPVELSAVLKIIREVPGRYAIIAIPCMIKAVQLLRQQDPIYQERIAFTLGLFCGHMKSARFVESFAWQLKVPIQEVNKVEFRYKDPNRPANWYNAMLTLNDGRVVNRDWWHLVDGDWGAGFFMNSACNFCDDVVAETADISFGDAWVEPYSSDGKGTNVIVVRSPVVENMVSAAIQDGRLQLKEVDGAFIEQTQAAGFRQRREGLAYRLTWATDGVQPIKRVAPDANRPSKERKRIYRMRYWISKWCGRMFWLARKLNSPRVYLSWARFAIAVYHGLAYHQGDWKEMKKRYVDLKA from the coding sequence ATGAAGCAGCAGTACAGCCCGAAAGATATTGTGAGTTCCGGTTTGTGCATTGGCTGTGGCAGTTGTGTTGCGCAGGCGGATACGCATGGCGTAGATGCTTTGGTGGATTTTGATGCACAAGGGCAGCTTAAACCACAAGGCCCCACTACCTGGTTCAGAAAAGAATCGGAAAGCTTTACGCAAACGTGCCCGTTCTCGCCTAAGGCCAAAAACGAAGATGATTTATCAGTTCGGCTTTTTCCGGATGCTGCACAGCACAATGCTGGGGTTGGTCGTTTTCAAAGTGGTTATGTAGGGCATGTGGCTGAAGAAGATTTTCGTATGCAAGGCAGTTCGGGTGGCTTAGTAACCTGGGTAGCTACCGAATTGATGCGCCAGGGACTGATTGATGGTGTAGCGCATGTAATTGCCACACAAGATCCGCAAACAGAGGGTAGGTATTTCAAATATCGTATATCACGTACCGAGCAGGAAGTTCGGGAGGGCGCTAAGTCAAGATATTATCCGGTAGAGTTATCGGCGGTGTTAAAAATTATTCGGGAGGTGCCTGGCCGCTATGCCATAATTGCTATTCCGTGCATGATTAAAGCGGTGCAATTACTGCGGCAGCAAGACCCTATTTATCAGGAACGTATTGCGTTTACCTTAGGGCTTTTTTGCGGGCACATGAAGAGCGCCCGTTTTGTAGAAAGCTTTGCCTGGCAATTGAAAGTTCCTATTCAGGAGGTAAATAAAGTGGAGTTTCGTTATAAAGACCCGAACCGACCTGCCAACTGGTATAATGCCATGCTGACCCTGAATGATGGGCGTGTGGTAAACCGCGATTGGTGGCATTTGGTAGATGGCGATTGGGGCGCAGGCTTTTTCATGAATTCGGCTTGCAACTTTTGTGACGATGTAGTAGCCGAAACGGCCGACATATCCTTTGGTGATGCCTGGGTAGAACCTTATTCGTCGGATGGAAAAGGTACCAACGTGATCGTAGTGCGTTCGCCAGTTGTCGAGAACATGGTAAGTGCCGCTATACAAGACGGGCGTTTGCAACTGAAAGAAGTAGATGGTGCTTTTATTGAGCAAACGCAGGCTGCTGGCTTTCGCCAGCGTCGTGAGGGTTTAGCTTACCGGCTTACCTGGGCAACCGATGGCGTACAGCCCATAAAGCGGGTAGCACCGGATGCAAACAGACCTTCTAAAGAGCGTAAACGTATTTACCGGATGCGTTATTGGATCTCTAAATGGTGTGGTCGTATGTTTTGGCTGGCCCGCAAGCTGAACAGTCCGCGGGTATATTTATCCTGGGCGCGTTTTGCTATTGCCGTATACCACGGGTTAGCCTACCATCAGGGCGACTGGAAAGAGATGAAAAAGCGATACGTTGATTTAAAGGCGTAA
- a CDS encoding polysaccharide pyruvyl transferase family protein — MKDTDTRGLKIGVLTFHRCINYGSYWQARGLVEGLQSRGHEVVLLDHYSRRVNFAEWKCALQPVLPTHVPKSDHAIYRKKMEKFFSLFETLPLSPAFELDDPSQMEEYDVVVVGSDEVWNLSHPWYGYCPLFYGDGIKAKHLISYAASFGNYDATWGLNPDWAKKLLNFESISVRDENSRTIIKNALGFEPEMVLDPCLQFAIHPDERDLSHLPKPYVALYGHNFTEFFIREIRAWANQRNLPLVSIGYRNDWADENWLTADPHDFANFMAKSEAVVTNFFHGCVFALINSKPFVCETTPYRSNKLIGLMTKVGGEKHLITEGTPAEIYHARLSEPVDEKIQQKIAELRQSSNAYLDAALAPKPMQLS, encoded by the coding sequence TTGAAAGATACAGATACTCGCGGCCTGAAAATAGGCGTTTTAACATTTCATCGTTGTATTAATTATGGTAGTTACTGGCAGGCGCGTGGTTTAGTTGAAGGGCTGCAAAGCCGTGGTCATGAAGTCGTATTGCTTGATCATTACTCCCGAAGAGTAAACTTTGCTGAATGGAAATGTGCCCTGCAACCGGTGCTGCCTACCCACGTTCCGAAATCCGATCATGCGATTTACCGGAAGAAGATGGAAAAATTCTTTAGCTTATTTGAAACGTTGCCACTATCTCCAGCTTTTGAACTGGATGATCCATCACAGATGGAAGAATATGATGTAGTAGTAGTAGGTAGTGATGAAGTATGGAATTTATCTCACCCCTGGTACGGGTACTGCCCACTGTTTTATGGCGATGGTATTAAAGCGAAACACTTAATTTCATACGCAGCCAGCTTTGGTAATTATGATGCCACCTGGGGACTGAACCCTGATTGGGCTAAAAAGCTGCTGAACTTTGAAAGTATTTCGGTACGTGACGAAAACTCACGCACAATTATAAAAAATGCATTGGGGTTTGAACCCGAAATGGTGCTTGACCCTTGTTTGCAATTCGCTATTCACCCTGACGAGCGGGATTTAAGCCACTTGCCAAAGCCTTACGTCGCTTTGTACGGGCATAATTTCACAGAATTTTTTATTCGCGAGATTAGAGCATGGGCTAACCAGAGGAACCTGCCACTGGTAAGTATTGGTTACCGGAATGATTGGGCAGATGAGAATTGGTTAACTGCTGACCCACACGATTTTGCAAATTTCATGGCCAAATCGGAAGCTGTAGTTACCAACTTTTTTCATGGATGTGTTTTTGCCTTGATTAATTCTAAGCCATTTGTTTGCGAAACTACGCCTTACCGTAGTAATAAACTCATTGGCTTGATGACGAAGGTAGGTGGCGAAAAACATTTAATTACAGAAGGTACGCCTGCCGAAATATACCATGCCCGTTTATCAGAGCCGGTAGATGAAAAGATTCAACAGAAAATTGCTGAATTACGGCAAAGTTCCAATGCTTATCTGGATGCGGCGCTGGCACCTAAACCAATGCAACTATCATGA
- a CDS encoding TIGR04290 family methyltransferase, with amino-acid sequence MNNQTTSPNEFTTEQIQQDLQKLGKWFHNIDLKGVKTAPDHFLGDYPNVKFQSFASAIPQDLTGKSVLDIGCNGGFYSIEMKRRGAARVLGIDSDDRYLEQARYAAKVSGFDIEFRNLSVYDVGSLGEKFDVVIFMGVLYHLRHPLLALDLLYDNVVNDLFIFQSMQRGSDQVEPVKEDYDFWDMDIFKSPDFPQMYFIEHRYSQDPTNWWIPNRSGMEAMLRSSGFEIIEHPELEVYICRRAGLIDDQPRAVYPAKK; translated from the coding sequence ATGAACAACCAAACTACCTCACCAAACGAGTTTACAACAGAACAAATACAACAAGACCTGCAAAAGCTGGGCAAATGGTTTCATAACATTGATTTAAAAGGTGTAAAAACCGCGCCCGACCACTTTTTGGGAGATTACCCTAACGTGAAGTTTCAAAGCTTTGCCAGCGCCATTCCGCAAGATTTAACCGGCAAATCGGTACTGGATATTGGCTGCAACGGCGGCTTTTACTCTATTGAAATGAAACGCCGTGGTGCAGCACGCGTGCTGGGTATTGACTCAGACGACCGCTATTTGGAACAAGCTCGTTATGCCGCTAAAGTGTCAGGTTTTGATATTGAATTCAGAAACTTGTCGGTTTATGATGTAGGTTCGCTAGGCGAAAAGTTTGATGTGGTAATTTTTATGGGCGTATTGTACCACCTGCGCCATCCGCTGTTAGCGCTTGATTTACTATATGACAACGTAGTTAATGATCTGTTCATATTCCAATCCATGCAACGCGGCAGCGACCAGGTTGAGCCTGTGAAAGAAGATTATGATTTTTGGGATATGGATATTTTTAAAAGCCCGGATTTTCCGCAGATGTACTTTATAGAGCACCGCTACTCACAAGACCCTACCAATTGGTGGATTCCGAACCGGTCTGGTATGGAGGCTATGCTACGAAGCTCGGGTTTTGAAATTATTGAACATCCTGAATTAGAAGTTTATATTTGCCGCCGTGCTGGGCTTATAGACGATCAGCCACGTGCCGTTTACCCAGCTAAGAAATAA
- a CDS encoding MDR/zinc-dependent alcohol dehydrogenase-like family protein encodes MESAIDEKIPTPSPASVMDAMEITAPKTVTVKQVPLPEPAPDEVRIKMEGCGLCASNLPMWEGREWFTYPVEAGKPGHEGWGRIDAVGKDVTGFAKGDRVAAITFNAFAEYDITQASNLIKLPSELDGIPFPGEPLGCAMNIFNRSDIQAGQTVAIIGIGFLGAMLVQLAHQAGAKVIALTRKHSAIELAQQLGADEIIPLDDHWQIIEKVKQLTNGNFCERVIEATGKQWPLDLAAELTAIRGKLIIAGYHQDGLRQVNMQLWNWRGLDVINAHERDPKEYLKGMRNAVEAVQEGRLSPERLFTHIFPAKDLQKAFEIHDQNPEGFMKALITFND; translated from the coding sequence ATGGAATCTGCAATCGACGAAAAAATACCTACACCATCTCCAGCATCCGTAATGGATGCTATGGAAATTACCGCTCCCAAAACAGTTACGGTAAAGCAGGTTCCCTTACCTGAACCCGCACCCGATGAGGTGCGGATAAAAATGGAAGGTTGTGGCCTGTGTGCTTCTAATCTGCCCATGTGGGAAGGCCGTGAATGGTTTACCTACCCGGTTGAAGCCGGCAAGCCCGGTCATGAAGGCTGGGGCCGTATTGATGCGGTAGGAAAAGATGTAACCGGCTTCGCCAAAGGTGATCGCGTAGCTGCTATCACCTTCAATGCTTTTGCTGAGTACGATATTACCCAAGCCAGTAACCTGATTAAGCTGCCATCTGAATTAGATGGTATTCCATTTCCTGGCGAGCCTTTGGGCTGCGCCATGAATATCTTTAATCGTAGTGATATTCAGGCCGGGCAAACGGTAGCTATTATTGGCATTGGCTTTTTAGGCGCTATGCTGGTACAACTGGCCCATCAGGCCGGTGCTAAAGTAATTGCTTTAACCCGTAAACATTCGGCGATAGAACTAGCTCAACAGTTGGGTGCAGATGAAATTATCCCACTGGATGACCATTGGCAGATTATTGAAAAAGTAAAACAACTAACCAACGGCAATTTTTGCGAGCGGGTTATTGAAGCTACCGGCAAGCAATGGCCGCTTGATTTAGCCGCCGAGTTAACCGCCATTCGTGGTAAACTCATTATTGCTGGCTACCATCAGGATGGCTTGCGCCAGGTGAACATGCAGCTTTGGAATTGGCGCGGGTTGGACGTGATCAACGCTCACGAACGCGACCCGAAAGAATACTTAAAGGGCATGCGTAACGCAGTTGAAGCCGTGCAAGAAGGACGGTTAAGTCCTGAAAGATTGTTTACTCATATTTTTCCGGCTAAAGACCTGCAAAAAGCATTTGAAATACATGATCAGAACCCGGAAGGGTTTATGAAAGCATTAATAACTTTTAACGACTAA